A window of Glycine soja cultivar W05 chromosome 13, ASM419377v2, whole genome shotgun sequence genomic DNA:
aataagaaatttttgttAGATATTTAATAAGAGTCTTGTTAATCACCAACCTTCTTTCATGCTTAACATAAAGGGCCTATCGTTTTTCATCGCATCACAGCGGTTTTGAAACACTAAACCAGAGAGATATTTACGCCTTCAATACCAGTCCAGTGATGCTTGAATATGGCGATTAATTTGAGGAAGGAAAACTAAAGAAAATGACTCCTACTGTAAAACTTCTTGCTTTTACGTGGTATGAAGATTGGAGAGTAACCGCATCTACTGTCAAAAGGTTAATTACAATATAATAATGTAGCCTTACCTTAACGGATCGTAATTATTTACAATTGGCTAATCCCTTGCCATGAAAATCCTTCTAAAAGTTAATCCTCTCTTTCGCCCTTGGATGTTAATTTCATCCTTTTTCCCCCGTTCTTTAAATGACTATGTCAGCAGTGTAACAGATAATTTGGGCATTTATTATCATGAAAGATCAATGTATTTTTACTTTActattaattttctattaaaaaagaatcacacgTTAATTAATTTGTGAGTAGTTTATgctttaaaaacttaattattttttaaatgcaaaGTATACATTGAAATATTCAgtaaagattattttaattaattttttttactaagaataaaacttaattcaaatttaataatgtaaaaatttgaaaattttaatttaaatagtaCATTAAGAAAGACTGAAAGAGTTTAATTAATACTGGTCATCTGCAGTATCTTATTctgttaatttgaaaaattaagaaaaaatatttttgaatgaataattaattaaaaataataattttaaattattccaCTTTAAAAACTCAAATCTAATCCTTCCATTTGGCACACAAATAAAGCAGAGTGAAACAGTAATCTCATtccatttgttttatattttacaagtttatactattatttGTATGATAGATTATACTAAAGGGTTTTAGCTtcataaattaaactaaagGAATATTTTTAGAGAAAGATATATgccaatgtatatatataaacaagtgAAGGTGGCGTGTTGGTGTGGCCATGTATACTGTGGTAAGACATAAAATCCACAGGCTTAGGCAAGTGGCCTCAAGTTGAGGTGAAAGGCCGTAAATCGGCCGGGGCAATGGCATGCATGAATACGATTTGGGCGTAACCATAGCATAACTTTATCAAATATAAGATTAGtcgaataattaagaaaaaaaatcaaaatttgatttctttaactaacaaaataataataataatttgatattaacatttatcaataaaaaatttattattatcaagaTATGTAGTCCCATAGTAGTTAATTGTAGTGTTGGGACTTGAATCATGCatgtctagaaaaaaaaaagtaaaaaaaaaaagaattaattcaagtattcaaatatatttctctCAACTGGGTAAGACCTAAACTTCATCAAACATTCATGCCTACTTATTACTACTAACTTTTGTTTCCAAATAGTTTATTTATGCGCGCAATATTCAATACACTTCTATAAAAATTAAGTCTTCACATTTTCAAAGACaaataatgatatttatatGTCCCGATAAGTAAAGGCATTTCAATTAATTACTTACTACAATAgcacaagaaaaataattacaattactCTATACTATCACACCCCTAtgcctttaaaaaaaactattacaaCCTTATGTTAAGTAATTATAAACTCTTACTATACTAATATTGattaaagaataacaaataaatgctcagtaattatataatttcaaattccatatttttttatacatatatcacctttcttttttattttaattaacttgtaattatttaacttcatatcactttttcaatatatatatatatatatatattaaatataaaattaattaaaatgcataaacACAATGCCATCCAATTAAGATTGTagtgtataataaatttattaattttttattaactactttaaaagaaagtaataatgtatatataaaaattaaactcttaaatataaaataaaattcatatacGTATTATGTTTTGTATATGCTTTTTTTATACCCAtgctttaattatttctttttttaccaGATGAATATGAAAATACGATTTGACAAGTGGCAGTTATATTTGGCTCGACAATAATAGCGTATTAAGAAAGGATAGTCAAAGAGTCGATTTGATTGGAATGCCAATATCTCGATTTCATAGAGCATCGGTCTAACTATGtccaatcaaattaatttaactttcattttcatgtttatcaaaatttaactgACTTTTAGGTATAGAAAGAAGCAATAAGTATGGTCCAACAACATTAATTAGTGTGACCGGCAAATCTTAAACAAGATCTAGGTGTGTAAAAGTGGAAGAAATTTGAATAGTAACTAGTACTAGTAGTAACTTGTTTCAATGTTTTTGGCACCCAGCCCCAAAATATTCACACATtccatataatttaataataaaaaaatagttatatgaACTAGTATGAAGTACTGCTAgtactatatatattaaagtcACACAATTTATATTACATAAAGCGAGATAAATTTTAACTGTATGAAAAATATTCACCCACGCATGAAATTCTATTAtttagattaaaagaagttttttttataaaaaaatattcattgtaATAGTAAAACGTTCATTATCTTAggcataacttttaaaatacttattataaAACGGATCAACGAACATATAATAGAtcacaatttataattagatgaatttaattagaataattttttgacCATGTTTGTGTATTTTAGTTaagttcattaaaaatattaacaagtaaaaaatcatttattatattaaaaatacataatctACCTATACTTACTTTAAAAAACgacattgaaaaatatttattttaatataataaatgaattttaattagtatatcTCCAAAAAAGAtctagaaaataaatatgataattttcttaaatttttatcatttaaaaaagtattaaaattcaagaaatagagatcacatgttatttttttatcttttaatttaatctataaATTAACAGCCTTtacttgatttttaattaattgagtcAGTTTTCAAGACTAATTCTGTTTCCACGGAAGTTGGCAATCTCAGAatattacttaattaattaactaacacCATTAGCAGTAAGACTCCAAAGTAGTATATTCCTAATATATATCTCATGATTTGTCAAATAAAgcttattattaaatttgatatttgattGGGAAGGAAGGATGTAAGATGCTAtaaaacccaaaacatatttcgTTCTAAGTAGAGTTTTTGAGAGCCTGACGTGGGGTGGTAtagcttttttttaatctgttgTTAGTTTGGTTATAAATATTAGTTGGAAGATTAATTAGAATctgtaattttttctttctttctttttttctcaaataatatAAACTCGAAAGCAACGGCTGAGATTGGCTTTGAGGGTTGACACGTCCCTTTTATCTTCCACACTCAGTTCCCACCTTTCCTTCTCAGTCACACAAACTCACACCATGTTGTGTCAAGTGTGAACTCAAAAcatatttctctctttctttgtttCGATTTTGGAGTGGTGTTGCTATCTCTAGCTCCATGAACTTTTTCTAACACACAACACAAGAGGAGGAAGAAGGGGAACAAGAAgatcgaagaagaagaagaaagttaagATATGTTGCTTGGAAAACGTCCTCGGGCACCGATTATGAAAAGAACTACAAGCATGAGTGGTGGTTTGGCCGTGGAAACCAAAACAAGCAAGGAGGAAGAAGTACTCATGTCTGATAACATGAAACTCGTGGATCCACATGTTAACGTTGTTGCCATGGGAACACCAAATGATCAATTCGTGCCTAACCACACCAAAAATGTTTCTCAGGCCAACGGTTCATATGTATATGGTGACCGTTTGATGGGCATGGGCGTCAACATGAGCATGCCTCTTTCCCCGACAACCTCAAATAACCATCGTCACCACATGACTCACAACCATACAACAAACACTAACAACATACATACTACTTCTCACTTTCTTCGGACTTGTGGCCTCTGCAACTGTCATTTGGCACCTGGTCGAGATATCTATATGTATaggtatgtatatgtatatgtatatgtatagctttatgaatattttttatattattctccTATCAGAATTAGAGTTTTATCTCGAAGCCGACATCAAATGTCCTAAATATTTGTTGTGTATTATTAAGGTAAAGCTTTCAATTCTTATTGCAATTGATTAACAACACTTTGAAGCATTTAGGAATTATGCACTATCTAAGTTTTCTCTCTCAACCATTTACAAGTATGCATTCATTCATGCTCTAAAGGTTACTTTTTGTCTGAATTCATTATTCATCAAATTTTGGTTTAGAGGATGTTGTTAGTGTAATTTGATTGAAacaaaattgtttcattttatttcagggGGGACACGGCATTTTGCAGTTTGGAGTGTAGGGAGAAGCAGATGAAGCAGGACCAGAGGAAAGAGAAGTGGAAGGCGGGGTCTAATAAGGAGCACCACCGTGCATCGCCACCGGGCGCCACCGCGAAGGCTTCTTGTAATTGAAGGGTAATTTGAAAGGTCATTGCACAATTATAAGGTGAAATAGTAGTACAATATATTTGAGgagaaaattaagaaagaaaaaggccAAGCAAGCAAATTAACTGGTGCCTCATGTCATGTGCACTTACCACAAGGCTAGCTATATCATCTCATATCTTCCGCCGTCCCTCTTAATTTCATCTATATATGGTTCTTGATTTCACACCTACGCTACTTGTTCGTTCTTATTGACATAATTCTGCTAGGAATTAAATTGTACAAAATTAAGGTGTGGTACGCTGTTGCTGTATTGCTTATGtcaattttaatctttcaatcTAAAATTCCCCCTAAATCTGTCTAGCATCTAGTTCATCATCACAAGCCTTTTCCTTGGTGTGGTTGTTGTGTTTAACTCAAACCGttgcaaacaaaaacaaaggatTAACGTATGTATATAGTTTCCAGGggcaatttttcattttttttaatgtgcatatatatatatatatatatataatacttattttaatataagtttaattatgtttttttaaaaaaaagaggtttaattatgtaaataatgctaatcaatatatttttaagatgaattataattttcatatttgatCCCCGTCATTAAATCCTGAGTCCGCCACTGATAGTTTCTACTTCGTGATTTGCAAATGGAAAGGCGAATATCAGTGTATCTGATATACTAGTATTGTTGAATTAAAGTATATGTGCATGTTTGGAACAGCTACTTATAAGGGGGGATTAGAAgatgattattttttcaaaacaaattgaACCAAATTAATGCGTACTTCATTCACAACTCACTAGCAAATATTATAGTAAAATGCATATTGGTTTAACAAGCTtagttttctttaaataaagtttcatattcaagttttattttatgaataaagaaaatagGTCTTGAAAAATTATCAAGTTCACCTTATTCAACTCAAATTAATTGTATTGtagtacagaaaaaaaaaatatgtattacaAATTAAGTAATATTAGCAGTAACAAAGCTGCTATATATGCTTTATAGTCTGAATTTTCCTGTAGTGTAAATTTGATAAACGAGGCCTCACAATTCACATATACCTGATACTGATGGAATTAGCAAATAAACCTTTCCGCAATAACAACAATTAATTAAACTGAGCatcttttaagaaattaatataaataaactgATAGTGTCATGTACTGTTTTTTATAATActattctttaaataaattttctttaaataaattcaaagaaTGTAACtcagttaataatatatattaagtttGTTAGGAAAATTTGGATTGAATttccaaaaaaacatctttGGTCGAAGAAGTATAAAAAACTTTAGTACGTGTCACTAAATCCTAAATTAAGTATTAATCTCATACCCcacttaaaaaatgaaaacttatGGGAATATCTACACAAAAACCATTATATTCCTGGTGATTTCTATTtggttgaaattataaaaattgcaTAAAAATAAACTTCCCTTTTAAATATAAGAAGTCATCTTGTGATTATCTTTATAGTTGCAAAAACTATCACACTATGCCTATGCTCCCCTCactttagaaagaaagaaaaaaaagtcgtACATCAGTGATATACTGATATATATCTATGAGTTTTATGACGTACTACGTTAACACCATGTCTAAACTTATTGCGCTACTTTTGCAAAGTGGTAAACGTAATAGAGAGGCAGTTGACAAAATTAAATGCAACAATGCTAACATACATGTTGGACCCACGTTAAAATCGTAAAAGCAATAGAAATGAGCTAAGGAACGAAAACAAGAATctcaaactttaatttatttattccaaTACTTTATCGCCCTCTCATTGAATGGTAGATCTGAGGGGCACGGAAGCATGCACATTCCCTTCCCTCTTGTTTTTTTCTCccgaaaataattaaaaagatcaatctataaaagaaaatattttatgaatgaaTGAAGGAGATTGATGGTACATCAACTCATTACTCATCACCTTCAAGGATCCATGCGGGAACTTGGTTATGTGATGCCAAGGCAAGTAGGTCTTGAAAtgatgaaatgtttttttttattattattggtatctcttctctctttatttttcttttcccctCTTTCCCGTGATGTTTTATTTAGTGCCCCGAAATATAGACATTACGTTATGGAATCGCCGTGGTCCCTACCCTAAAACCCATCTTCGAACAGTTAATATTTGTGTTTGGACATTCCACTCTCACCCATGAGGTAGTATTATAAACCAATAGAATAGACCATAGTCTCAAAATTGTTCACGGCCCATATTAATGTACTTTCGCATGTTTAGTTAAATTAACTTAGTTAACGATGATAAAAAGATTTAACtcaattgattaaggaaagtgcataaattattataaattttttgatattattttatattcgaTCATTACggataaaaacaatataatttcaTGATGGTGCATGATGGCAATATGGGAGGCCAAGGGGGAATTAATTCATGTAGCTAGGTTGCCGGTGGGTTTAAATAAACTTTGAAATATTGGAATAGAATAGGACAAGATGCCTCCAATTATCATAATAACTGAAACGGACTAAATTGGGGTTTAGTGGTGAAAGGCAAGGGCGTGGGGACATGGCCAACACGCATAAAGTCACAGCTCTTTTTGTCACAATGGGACCAATTAGTACTCTCTCTCACACATTAATTGGTGTGACTCTACATAGCTGAGGTCCCCCCATATGGGTTTTGTTCATTGAGATCGATGATGGAGTTTAGTTGCATCAATAATAATGCAGTTCTGGTACTTAATCAGTGGTGCTTTGCATTTTCCCtggaaagtgaaaaaaataaaaaccaagcAACAAAGCAAAAGGTGTGACTATGAAGCGCACTAGATGTGGTAATAAATTAGACCTCACTTTTTAGGAGGAGGAGGCCCACACAACAAGGAGATACCTAGTTCAAAAACCCCATGATCTTGATTTTAAACTGCGGTCCAATCATCTGATGCTTGAATCACAGACACAATCTCATAATATTCAGGCAGATGAAGATGGGAAAATCTCAAATTTCAACATATGTCCAGATTCTCTTTGGACCCTTTCTTCATCGCCCTGTCTTTatctttctattattattactagCTAGCTGAaagatgatattattattatgagaaTCCAATTCAGATTTCGTTCATTCAATTGGAAAGAGAAAAACTATGAGCTGTTTCATCTCATGTGTCGCTTACTAATAATCTTTTTGCACTTTCTCAATGAGAATGCCAAATAACAGTACACATGCAATTGATACATATAAGCAAATTCCTTCAACTACACCCATTAATCAAGTTGTAGCCTCTGCTGAAGGCTTGATGCTTGCTAGCTTGAACATACATTCAATATTTTTAGAGGGTTGTGGAGTGTGAGGTAAGAATTAGAGTATAAAGAAATAAGTTATTGACTAATAAAAGCGTAAATCATGTCAACGTTGCTGATTCTCATTCATATTCTTATTTACTTTTTCTCGTAAGTTGCAATAAACAAAGCAAGATGATTCCCCTTGTTTATCGAAGGTACTTGCTACTTGATGTCACCGtcattgtattattttaatcaataatatatatgtatacactaaaatatatttttgtcttctatattagtataaaaaattgtcttagtcgtttattttttttaaaaaaaattagtcatttgactcttaaaaaaattgagttaatgTCCTTCAAAatagttatcatttttttagcatattttttaatttattttaataattcaagatgtaaaatttatctattaaatttaactataaaaactaTGAAACACTTATAatattcaaacctaaaaaagtCATAAATATCGTGAAATTCACgtaaaaaatgacttttttttttcaaatataattaattgagtttcataatttttaagtaaagaGATTTACTGATGAGATAAATTTCatgttttgaattaattaaaaaaaactttaaatttttgcaccaaaattaaaagaaaaacaattactGTTTTAAAAGAACAACATTAACTCAAATTGAGAGCTAAAAActataatgaattttttaaaacataaaagattaaaaggatttttcacaataaaataaaataaaaaaaaatatatttttaacctatatataaaaatatattattcatcatatttgtatttgttattataactttttttaaatgaaaattgatttttttttaaatgtaaacatTATAGCCAACTATAAGATGCATATTGATGATATATAACAACCGGTATggtctttttgtaagaattaaattaaaaagaatgtttgatctttttttataagaattaatttaagatgtatcttgtattattattattttttttgcataaatacccgtagttatttttttaaaagttcaatAAGTGAAATACATTAatgtttttatacttttagAGTCTAACTTTGTCTTAAACAGCATTTTGGGAattttacttcttcttttttgtgtgAACCGGACCTTTCTTTGGTTGAAAAGTGAAAAGTAAGGACTGATTTTGAGGTACTAAAATTTATCTAAGGAATTGATTTTTCTTATCAAATACTTTTTTCATATGTATATTctgattaaatatttaaaaaataaaattatctgggAATCATGTTATATTGATTTTGAG
This region includes:
- the LOC114380750 gene encoding protein INCREASED RESISTANCE TO MYZUS PERSICAE 1-like — protein: MLLGKRPRAPIMKRTTSMSGGLAVETKTSKEEEVLMSDNMKLVDPHVNVVAMGTPNDQFVPNHTKNVSQANGSYVYGDRLMGMGVNMSMPLSPTTSNNHRHHMTHNHTTNTNNIHTTSHFLRTCGLCNCHLAPGRDIYMYRGDTAFCSLECREKQMKQDQRKEKWKAGSNKEHHRASPPGATAKASCN